In the Burkholderia glumae LMG 2196 = ATCC 33617 genome, one interval contains:
- a CDS encoding carboxymuconolactone decarboxylase family protein codes for MNPIEKNADLLGLFNPDGVRLANETVRPIFPDLVDKLASDIYGYAYRRQGIDLKTRHLITLGIISAMGGCENQLRFQLGAALNLGISIEEVREVFIQVQVFAGNARAFNAAAIFKSVTDELPDSE; via the coding sequence ATGAACCCCATCGAAAAAAACGCCGATCTGCTTGGGTTGTTTAATCCAGACGGGGTGCGGCTAGCCAACGAAACGGTTCGTCCGATATTTCCCGACCTCGTGGATAAACTGGCTTCGGACATCTATGGGTACGCGTATCGTCGCCAGGGAATTGATCTAAAGACGCGGCATCTCATCACACTTGGGATAATCAGTGCCATGGGAGGGTGCGAGAATCAGTTGCGTTTTCAGCTCGGCGCCGCCCTGAATCTTGGTATCTCGATTGAAGAGGTTCGTGAAGTATTCATCCAAGTACAAGTTTTTGCCGGGAACGCAAGGGCGTTCAATGCAGCAGCTATTTTCAAGTCTGTCACTGACGAGTTGCCCGATAGCGAATAG
- a CDS encoding MFS transporter, with amino-acid sequence MKSLTPWRLIVMYVCADAAVTVSSRILQFYATWLLLKGIANPSALALTLTATWVTTLLTLPFAGIISERIPKSSVLLGASLIVLGSVIPVAVVAFAHYRTTTDWLIVVIVLASVTSSVAMAALMPLSTPLIPEISPDADEIRKGLRLKASGFILNILFGPTLAGFMIGAFGGESALWASVVSSCLGVIASLAFHASFGRRQAVHAGADDAPPFFQELRRGMLRVLGIRAERAIAAASLLANMLFVPFVFFLLPAKVLAEGGTMLNVAAIELSLGAGVLVAAMLLIQQARRIASDHAISVFGIFLIGGSIFVFGCIHNLPVCCMLGFTLGIGLTMFNVTVNSKRAMAIPAGHRACMESSLMFLCTAAAPLGIWMSGVALKTLSPNSVIVYGSELFLLALFCIAFSRPLRLMLNSEDGGSPHYLRTNRELFDR; translated from the coding sequence ATGAAATCATTGACCCCGTGGCGACTGATCGTGATGTACGTTTGCGCTGACGCGGCCGTCACCGTTTCGTCACGAATCTTACAATTCTACGCCACTTGGCTTTTGCTAAAGGGAATCGCGAATCCATCGGCTTTGGCGCTCACGCTGACTGCAACGTGGGTGACGACGTTGCTAACCCTTCCGTTCGCCGGCATCATTTCCGAGCGTATCCCCAAGAGTTCGGTGTTGCTGGGGGCCTCGCTGATTGTTCTTGGGTCGGTGATACCCGTCGCCGTGGTCGCATTTGCACATTATCGCACCACCACGGATTGGCTTATCGTAGTCATCGTCTTGGCAAGTGTGACTTCCAGCGTCGCCATGGCGGCCCTTATGCCGCTGAGCACGCCGCTCATACCGGAGATCTCACCTGACGCGGACGAGATTCGCAAAGGTCTGCGTTTGAAGGCGTCGGGTTTCATCCTGAATATCCTGTTCGGCCCGACCTTGGCGGGTTTCATGATCGGCGCGTTCGGCGGTGAGTCGGCGCTATGGGCCAGTGTCGTCAGCAGCTGTCTCGGCGTCATAGCGTCACTTGCCTTTCACGCGTCGTTCGGCAGGCGGCAAGCGGTGCATGCAGGTGCCGATGACGCTCCACCTTTTTTCCAAGAGCTCCGCCGCGGGATGCTGCGGGTGCTTGGTATTCGAGCCGAGCGCGCGATCGCGGCTGCGTCGCTGCTTGCGAACATGCTGTTCGTTCCATTCGTTTTCTTTTTATTGCCGGCCAAGGTGCTCGCAGAAGGGGGCACTATGCTGAACGTCGCCGCCATCGAGCTTTCATTGGGCGCAGGGGTATTGGTGGCCGCCATGCTGCTAATCCAGCAAGCGAGGCGCATCGCTTCTGATCACGCGATTTCGGTATTCGGTATCTTTTTGATCGGTGGTTCTATATTTGTATTTGGTTGCATCCATAATTTACCTGTTTGCTGTATGCTCGGGTTCACATTGGGCATTGGATTGACGATGTTCAATGTCACCGTTAATTCGAAGCGGGCAATGGCAATCCCGGCAGGGCATCGCGCCTGTATGGAGTCGAGTCTGATGTTTTTATGTACCGCTGCCGCTCCGCTGGGTATCTGGATGTCAGGCGTGGCGCTAAAGACGTTATCGCCAAATTCAGTCATCGTTTACGGAAGCGAGCTTTTCTTGCTCGCGCTCTTCTGCATAGCGTTCTCGCGGCCGTTGAGGTTGATGCTCAATTCCGAAGATGGTGGCTCGCCCCATTATCTCAGGACCAACCGAGAATTGTTCGATCGCTAA
- a CDS encoding aKG-HExxH-type peptide beta-hydroxylase, with protein MSYPFLPVLSVASSLSKGFKSQLKSAYDDLLEQLVGYAPDLFSGGIQGYFSALDPIQFNGFHSFAYHYVIRLAEQNKLTEASRLLTVIARDRYETLPRFAPASRIDRDLLREVLAEISGGTSYSEIVLQPLSREREQLAERAMRHGMKILESAYADLAAEIEILVGSIVFFESAGATSERALSLTGDKLQSMVLVNGEIDVSWIFLLDKLVHEAAHTYLYGINLREELVHNGPDLKYASPLRRDDRDMLAIYHATFVIQRLIVAFSQILDRAELSNEDRSTIRELLALYGSRLDAGFLTIERHGALSDVAWDLIREGQEHAKSLASC; from the coding sequence ATGAGCTATCCATTTCTTCCAGTACTGAGCGTTGCTTCGTCGCTCTCAAAAGGGTTCAAGTCCCAGCTGAAGTCTGCATATGACGATTTGCTTGAGCAACTCGTGGGGTATGCGCCAGATCTGTTCTCAGGTGGTATTCAAGGATATTTTTCTGCCTTGGACCCCATCCAGTTCAATGGATTTCACAGCTTTGCCTATCATTATGTGATTCGGCTGGCGGAGCAGAACAAGCTGACGGAAGCGTCGCGCCTGCTGACTGTCATCGCGCGAGATCGATACGAAACGCTGCCTCGATTTGCGCCGGCATCCCGTATCGATCGTGATCTTCTGCGCGAAGTGTTAGCCGAAATCTCGGGCGGTACGTCTTACTCTGAGATTGTCTTGCAGCCACTGTCTAGGGAAAGGGAGCAACTGGCTGAAAGGGCGATGCGCCACGGCATGAAAATTCTGGAGTCCGCATACGCAGATCTCGCCGCGGAAATCGAAATCCTCGTCGGCTCGATAGTCTTTTTCGAATCTGCCGGCGCCACGAGTGAGCGGGCATTGTCGCTAACGGGCGACAAGCTTCAATCGATGGTTCTGGTGAACGGGGAGATAGATGTGAGCTGGATCTTCCTGCTCGACAAGCTAGTTCATGAAGCAGCACATACGTACTTATACGGTATCAACCTGAGAGAGGAACTCGTTCACAACGGCCCAGACCTGAAGTATGCATCTCCGCTGCGTCGTGACGATCGCGATATGCTTGCGATCTATCACGCGACGTTTGTCATACAGCGCCTAATAGTCGCGTTTTCTCAGATTCTTGACCGCGCGGAGCTGTCGAATGAGGACCGATCCACGATCAGGGAACTACTCGCGCTGTACGGCAGCCGTTTGGACGCGGGCTTCTTGACGATCGAGCGCCATGGCGCTTTGTCCGACGTAGCCTGGGACTTGATTCGCGAAGGGCAGGAGCATGCGAAATCGTTGGCATCCTGCTGA